A genomic segment from Dietzia psychralcaliphila encodes:
- a CDS encoding SIR2 family NAD-dependent protein deacylase, with the protein MSKARLALAGGGPLVVLTGAGMSAESGVPTFRDAQTGLWERYDPTALATPEAWSRDRDTVWAWYRWREHLVGAAEPNAGHRAIARAAGDRSVTVVTQNVDDLHERAGSDEVHHLHGSLFAHRCDRCGTPIAAGPAPTGPVGRLAPPGCPRCEGRARPGVVWFGEMLPQQPWDAAVSAISAASAVLVVGTSGLVHPAASLPGIAADNGIPVVEVNPGPSGLGREAAVHLRATAGEALPMLLAR; encoded by the coding sequence ATGAGCAAGGCCCGTCTCGCCCTCGCCGGCGGCGGGCCTCTCGTCGTTCTCACGGGTGCCGGTATGAGCGCCGAGAGCGGGGTGCCCACCTTCCGCGACGCCCAGACGGGGCTGTGGGAACGCTATGATCCCACCGCCCTCGCCACACCGGAGGCCTGGAGCCGTGACCGGGACACCGTATGGGCCTGGTACCGCTGGCGCGAGCACCTCGTCGGGGCCGCCGAGCCCAATGCGGGCCACCGCGCGATCGCCCGGGCCGCCGGGGACCGCAGTGTGACGGTGGTGACGCAGAACGTGGACGACCTCCACGAACGGGCCGGGTCCGACGAGGTCCACCACCTCCACGGCAGCCTCTTCGCCCACCGGTGTGACCGGTGTGGGACGCCGATCGCGGCGGGGCCCGCGCCGACCGGGCCCGTGGGTCGGCTCGCCCCGCCCGGGTGCCCCCGGTGTGAGGGACGGGCCAGACCGGGAGTGGTCTGGTTCGGGGAGATGCTCCCGCAACAGCCCTGGGACGCCGCGGTATCCGCGATCTCCGCCGCCTCCGCGGTCCTCGTCGTCGGGACCTCCGGCCTGGTCCATCCCGCCGCGTCGCTCCCCGGCATCGCCGCCGACAACGGCATCCCGGTGGTCGAGGTCAACCCCGGCCCGTCCGGCCTCGGACGAGAGGCGGCCGTCCACCTCCGGGCCACCGCCGGAGAGGCACTCCCGATGCTCCTGGCGCGCTGA
- the aqpZ gene encoding aquaporin Z, whose amino-acid sequence MSDSSPTTPSPTTPSGTAVIAAELIGTFWLVLGGCGTAVFAAVQVATADTGDVPVGVGYLGVSLAFGLTVLTGVYAFGHISGGHFNPAVTVGAAISGRLPWAKAPVYIVSQVVGGLLAGALILVVATGKDGFEATGHMAANGYGANSPDGYGLVSALIIEVVLTAIFVWVILGATDRRAPVGFAPAAIGLTLTLIHLISIPITNTSVNPARSTAVAFFNGDGAVGQLWLFWLAPILGALIAGSLYGPLFGERVKVERVTPGTAV is encoded by the coding sequence ATGTCCGACTCGTCTCCCACCACCCCGTCCCCCACCACCCCGTCCGGCACGGCGGTGATCGCAGCCGAGTTGATCGGCACCTTCTGGCTGGTCCTCGGAGGGTGTGGAACGGCGGTGTTCGCCGCCGTTCAGGTCGCCACCGCCGACACCGGAGACGTCCCCGTGGGCGTCGGTTACCTCGGTGTCTCCCTGGCCTTCGGCCTGACCGTCCTGACCGGCGTATACGCGTTCGGCCACATCTCGGGCGGGCACTTCAACCCGGCCGTGACCGTCGGCGCCGCGATCTCCGGCCGCCTCCCCTGGGCCAAGGCCCCCGTGTACATCGTCAGTCAGGTCGTCGGCGGTCTGCTCGCGGGGGCGCTGATCCTGGTGGTGGCCACCGGCAAGGACGGGTTCGAGGCCACCGGACACATGGCCGCGAACGGCTACGGTGCCAATTCACCGGACGGATACGGGTTGGTCTCGGCCCTGATCATCGAGGTCGTCCTGACCGCGATCTTCGTCTGGGTGATCCTCGGTGCCACGGATCGCCGGGCCCCGGTCGGCTTCGCCCCCGCGGCGATCGGTCTCACACTGACGCTGATCCACCTCATCTCGATCCCGATCACCAACACCTCCGTGAACCCGGCCCGCTCGACCGCCGTGGCGTTCTTCAACGGCGACGGCGCCGTCGGCCAGCTGTGGCTCTTCTGGTTGGCCCCGATCCTCGGCGCCCTGATCGCGGGCTCTCTGTACGGTCCCCTGTTCGGCGAGCGGGTGAAGGTCGAGCGGGTCACGCCGGGCACCGCGGTCTGA
- a CDS encoding acetyl-CoA hydrolase/transferase family protein, whose product MKDIHYEELPAEAVLDHVTPGMHIVSPIQNAAPPALLRALDAGAEGFTGVTIHHMDPWESLPFMEGAYPGRLRHVDYFLGPGSRKNFHEGRCDLVPVDFAQVPATLREFTPPGLAVTTVSEIDEHGFFSMGTNADYVASFIGQVPFFVEVNANMPRTFGRNHIHISQVVGVTRNDVPMITIEPPVPGDIENAIADVIAERVPDGACLQLGVGKLPNAVLSRLTGHENLGIHTEALSDGVMDLVDAGVIDGSRKTGRPFKHVTTFAVGSQKLMDWLHNNPSVAMLPVDIVNDPRVIGQEHNLHSINATSEVDLYGQAASETIGGRYWSGAGGQADFARGCRFSPGGHGFIVTPSQTSRGISRITLSLTPGSPVTTHKNIIESVVTEYGIATLRGRSVSDRAAALITIAHPDHRERLSREAREAGLLPRSAH is encoded by the coding sequence ATGAAGGACATCCACTACGAGGAGCTACCCGCCGAGGCGGTACTCGATCACGTCACCCCGGGGATGCACATCGTCTCGCCTATCCAGAACGCCGCGCCCCCGGCGCTGCTGCGTGCACTGGACGCGGGCGCCGAGGGGTTCACCGGCGTCACGATCCACCACATGGATCCCTGGGAGTCGCTGCCGTTCATGGAGGGCGCCTACCCGGGCAGGCTCCGCCACGTGGACTACTTCCTCGGCCCCGGTTCGCGGAAGAACTTCCACGAGGGCAGGTGCGACCTCGTCCCGGTGGACTTCGCGCAGGTCCCGGCGACCCTTCGTGAGTTCACCCCACCCGGTCTCGCCGTCACCACGGTCTCCGAGATCGACGAGCACGGGTTCTTCTCCATGGGCACCAACGCCGACTACGTGGCGTCCTTCATCGGGCAGGTGCCGTTCTTCGTCGAGGTCAACGCCAACATGCCGCGGACCTTCGGCCGCAACCACATCCACATCTCCCAGGTCGTGGGCGTGACGCGCAACGACGTCCCGATGATCACCATCGAGCCCCCGGTGCCCGGAGATATCGAGAACGCGATCGCGGACGTCATCGCCGAGCGGGTGCCGGACGGCGCCTGCCTGCAACTGGGCGTCGGCAAACTACCCAACGCGGTCCTGTCGCGGCTGACCGGGCACGAGAACCTGGGGATCCACACCGAGGCACTGTCGGACGGGGTGATGGACCTCGTCGACGCCGGCGTCATCGACGGTTCGCGGAAGACCGGCAGGCCGTTCAAGCACGTCACCACCTTCGCGGTGGGGTCGCAGAAGCTCATGGACTGGCTGCACAACAACCCGTCGGTCGCCATGCTCCCGGTGGACATCGTCAACGATCCGCGGGTGATCGGACAGGAGCACAACCTCCACTCGATCAACGCCACGAGCGAGGTCGACCTCTACGGGCAGGCGGCGTCGGAGACGATCGGGGGGCGGTACTGGTCCGGGGCCGGTGGCCAGGCGGACTTCGCGAGGGGCTGCAGGTTCTCTCCCGGTGGCCACGGATTCATCGTCACGCCGTCCCAGACCTCCCGGGGCATCAGTCGCATCACGCTCTCGCTGACGCCCGGAAGTCCGGTCACCACCCACAAGAACATCATCGAGAGCGTCGTCACCGAGTACGGGATCGCCACGCTCAGGGGCCGGTCGGTGTCCGACCGGGCTGCCGCGCTCATCACGATCGCCCATCCGGATCACCGTGAACGGCTGAGTCGCGAGGCCCGCGAGGCCGGCCTGTTGCCGCGGAGCGCCCACTAG
- a CDS encoding LLM class F420-dependent oxidoreductase — MRFGLFLPQGWRLDLVDVPPAHHWSVISDLATRADAGRWESLWVYDHMHTAPLTTGEATHEAWSLMSALGAVTSRVRLGQMCTCLGYRNPALLAKMASTVDHISGGRVEMGIGAGWYEHEWRAYGYGFPSAGERIAMLDEGVRIMLEAWADGIVSLDGEHFRIDGAIVQPRPLQDGGIPMWIAGGGERKTLRIAARHADYTNFDGSPEGFAHKSEVLLGHCADVGRDPSEITRTANYNVAVGETEKDVTDRLAFLRDRMARHVGADEAERQLGAYRDLPAVGTPEQIVEKLRGLEGLGMTYGVFYFPEIATDTSGLELFEREVIPALS, encoded by the coding sequence ATGCGCTTCGGACTCTTCCTGCCCCAGGGATGGCGACTCGATCTGGTCGACGTCCCTCCCGCCCACCACTGGTCGGTCATCTCCGACCTGGCCACCCGCGCCGACGCGGGCCGGTGGGAGTCGCTGTGGGTGTACGACCACATGCACACCGCCCCACTGACCACCGGGGAAGCCACGCACGAGGCGTGGAGTCTGATGTCCGCCCTCGGCGCGGTGACCTCCCGCGTCCGTCTGGGCCAGATGTGTACGTGCCTGGGATACCGGAACCCCGCACTGCTGGCGAAGATGGCCTCGACCGTCGACCACATCTCCGGCGGACGTGTCGAGATGGGGATCGGCGCCGGCTGGTACGAGCACGAGTGGCGGGCCTACGGTTACGGGTTCCCCTCCGCCGGTGAGCGGATCGCGATGCTCGACGAAGGGGTGCGAATCATGCTGGAGGCGTGGGCCGACGGCATCGTGTCGCTCGACGGCGAGCACTTCCGGATCGACGGCGCCATCGTGCAGCCCCGCCCACTGCAGGACGGCGGCATCCCGATGTGGATCGCCGGCGGCGGGGAACGCAAGACCCTCAGGATCGCCGCCCGCCACGCCGACTACACCAACTTCGACGGCAGCCCCGAGGGGTTCGCCCACAAATCGGAGGTCCTCCTGGGGCACTGCGCCGACGTGGGCCGGGACCCGTCCGAGATCACCCGCACCGCCAACTACAACGTGGCGGTGGGGGAGACGGAGAAGGACGTGACCGACAGGCTGGCTTTCCTCCGCGACAGGATGGCCCGCCACGTCGGGGCCGACGAGGCGGAGCGGCAGCTCGGCGCGTACCGGGACCTGCCCGCGGTGGGTACGCCCGAGCAGATCGTGGAGAAGCTCCGCGGCCTCGAGGGCCTGGGGATGACGTACGGCGTCTTCTACTTCCCCGAGATCGCCACCGACACCTCGGGACTCGAGCTCTTCGAGCGTGAGGTCATCCCGGCCCTGTCGTGA
- a CDS encoding ABC transporter ATP-binding protein: MSLLPFRRRGDRASAPRWSTEGSTECGIEASAVCSSYGDTQVLHDVTACFAQGGVTSLIGPNGAGKSTLLGVMSRLQDAESGHVLVDGVDVSANGGRELARRLAVLRQENAVSIRLTVRELVAFGRFPHNGGRPTPGDAEHVEYALTAMELEGFADRYLDELSGGQRQRAHIAMVLAQDTDYVLLDEPLNNLDLRHATSIMRLLRRTAAERNKTIVLVIHDINIAAAYSDRIIAMKDGVIVADGTPAQIMRTEVLRLVYDMDMQVAEVAGRYVALYFDGEDESEDRSAVLSTA; encoded by the coding sequence ATGTCCCTTCTCCCGTTCCGCCGCCGTGGCGACCGAGCCAGTGCGCCCCGGTGGTCTACGGAGGGGTCGACCGAGTGCGGTATCGAGGCCAGCGCGGTGTGTTCGTCATACGGGGACACGCAGGTCCTCCACGACGTCACGGCGTGCTTCGCCCAGGGCGGCGTCACCTCGCTGATCGGTCCCAACGGCGCCGGGAAGTCGACGTTGCTGGGGGTCATGAGCCGGCTCCAGGACGCCGAGTCGGGACACGTCCTCGTCGACGGGGTCGACGTGTCCGCCAACGGTGGGCGTGAGCTGGCCCGGCGTCTCGCGGTTCTGCGTCAGGAGAACGCGGTGTCCATCCGCCTCACGGTCCGCGAGCTCGTGGCCTTCGGCAGGTTCCCGCACAACGGGGGGCGGCCCACCCCGGGGGACGCCGAGCACGTCGAGTACGCCCTGACGGCGATGGAACTGGAGGGTTTCGCCGACAGGTACCTGGATGAGCTCTCCGGCGGTCAGCGCCAGCGCGCGCACATCGCCATGGTCCTCGCGCAGGACACGGACTACGTCCTGCTCGACGAGCCGCTCAACAACCTCGATCTGCGCCACGCCACCTCGATCATGCGGTTGTTGCGCAGGACCGCCGCGGAGCGGAACAAGACCATCGTGCTGGTGATCCACGACATCAACATCGCCGCCGCCTATTCCGACCGGATCATCGCCATGAAGGACGGTGTGATCGTGGCCGACGGCACCCCGGCGCAGATCATGCGCACCGAGGTCCTGCGGCTGGTGTATGACATGGACATGCAGGTCGCCGAGGTCGCGGGTCGATACGTGGCGCTGTACTTCGACGGCGAGGACGAGTCCGAGGACCGTAGCGCGGTCCTCTCCACCGCCTGA
- a CDS encoding iron chelate uptake ABC transporter family permease subunit, with protein MAEASILVTPPDRFSGIRTRAESDRRRRRLVAIVCAAVAVATLAALVLTGLPETVGSRAWHYSLDRLTRHAVAIVLVAMAVGVSTVLFQTVTGNRILTPALMGFDSLYLLIQTMFVFFMVPRPEAIAGGLISGGLSGFLGQTALMVVASTALYLWLLGGRRTDIHLLLLVGVVFGVFFRSISSFFQRLLDPAAYLQVQDAMFASFRGVQLDVLVACGLIVAAGLVVVAALGRRLDVMLLGRDPAVALGVNHRRVTIVVLVVVSFLVSASTALIGPVMFFGLIVANAAYALLGTTLHRFTLPVASLLGVIALAGGEMVLGALGVESALSIVIEFVGGLLFLFLLLTNRAR; from the coding sequence ATGGCTGAGGCCTCGATTCTCGTCACCCCGCCGGACAGGTTCTCGGGCATCCGGACCCGGGCGGAGTCCGACCGCAGACGCCGCCGGCTGGTGGCGATCGTGTGCGCTGCCGTGGCGGTCGCGACGCTGGCCGCACTGGTCCTGACGGGCCTCCCGGAGACCGTCGGTTCCAGGGCGTGGCACTACTCGCTGGACCGGTTGACCCGCCATGCCGTGGCGATCGTCCTGGTGGCCATGGCCGTGGGCGTGTCGACGGTGTTGTTCCAGACCGTCACCGGGAACCGGATCCTCACCCCGGCGCTCATGGGCTTCGACTCGCTGTATCTGCTCATCCAGACGATGTTCGTGTTCTTCATGGTCCCGCGACCCGAGGCGATCGCCGGCGGCCTGATCAGCGGCGGCCTCTCCGGATTCCTGGGGCAGACCGCGCTCATGGTGGTGGCCTCGACCGCGCTCTACCTCTGGCTGCTCGGTGGACGCCGGACCGACATCCACCTGCTGCTGCTGGTCGGCGTGGTGTTCGGGGTGTTCTTCCGGTCGATCTCCTCGTTCTTCCAGCGACTCCTCGACCCGGCCGCCTACCTCCAGGTCCAGGACGCCATGTTCGCCAGCTTCCGCGGAGTTCAACTGGACGTCCTCGTCGCGTGCGGACTCATCGTGGCCGCCGGTCTGGTCGTGGTCGCGGCGCTCGGTCGCAGGCTGGACGTGATGCTGCTGGGCCGTGACCCGGCGGTCGCCCTGGGCGTGAACCACCGCCGGGTGACGATCGTGGTCCTCGTGGTGGTCTCCTTCCTGGTCTCCGCCTCCACGGCCCTGATCGGCCCGGTGATGTTCTTCGGGCTCATCGTCGCGAACGCCGCCTATGCCCTCCTGGGAACCACCCTCCACCGCTTCACCCTGCCCGTCGCCTCGCTCCTCGGCGTGATCGCCCTGGCCGGTGGGGAGATGGTGCTCGGCGCCCTCGGCGTGGAGTCGGCGCTGAGCATCGTCATCGAGTTCGTCGGTGGCCTGCTGTTCTTGTTCCTGCTCCTGACCAACCGCGCACGCTGA
- a CDS encoding ABC transporter permease, whose translation MTTTVLESRPRQRMPWPALGVAALVVALFASVFVGAADITVWDVLTGGLSEAHRVYLVEARLPRTAAAALAGASLAIAGLLMQLLTRNRFVEPSTAGTVESAGLGLVVVAILAPGAPIVIKMIVAMVFALAGTALFLACIRRVAVSDSFIVPLIGIMLGSVVGAVAAFLALSRDLLQMLNAWMLADFSAVLAGRYELLWLVAVLGVLAYVTADRFTVAGLGEDVATGLGLDHRTVVALGMSIVAAVAAVVVVTVGALPLLGLVVPNVVSRLVGDDARRGLPLVALLGAVTVLVCDMVGRSLPGLLAGGSAGAGEIPVGTLVGIIGGAVFLAMMLRGVRNG comes from the coding sequence GTGACCACCACCGTGTTGGAGAGCCGGCCACGGCAGCGCATGCCGTGGCCGGCTCTCGGCGTGGCCGCACTCGTGGTGGCGCTGTTCGCCAGCGTCTTCGTCGGAGCGGCCGACATCACGGTGTGGGATGTACTGACCGGTGGCCTCTCCGAGGCACACCGCGTCTACCTGGTCGAGGCCCGCCTGCCCCGGACCGCGGCGGCGGCGCTCGCCGGGGCCTCCCTGGCGATCGCGGGTCTGTTGATGCAGTTGCTGACCCGGAACCGCTTCGTCGAGCCCTCGACGGCCGGAACGGTCGAGTCCGCCGGACTGGGCCTCGTCGTGGTGGCGATCCTCGCGCCGGGCGCGCCGATCGTCATCAAGATGATCGTCGCCATGGTGTTCGCCCTCGCCGGCACCGCGCTGTTCCTCGCGTGCATCCGGCGGGTCGCGGTCTCCGACTCCTTCATCGTGCCGCTCATCGGGATCATGCTCGGGTCCGTCGTGGGGGCCGTGGCGGCATTCCTCGCCCTGTCCCGCGACCTGCTGCAGATGCTCAACGCCTGGATGCTCGCCGACTTCTCCGCGGTCCTCGCCGGGCGGTACGAACTGCTCTGGTTGGTCGCCGTCCTGGGAGTACTCGCCTACGTCACGGCGGACAGGTTCACCGTGGCCGGGTTGGGGGAGGACGTGGCCACCGGTCTCGGTCTGGATCACCGCACGGTCGTCGCACTGGGCATGTCCATCGTGGCCGCCGTCGCGGCCGTCGTCGTCGTCACCGTGGGTGCCCTCCCGCTGCTCGGACTCGTGGTTCCCAACGTCGTCTCCAGGCTCGTCGGCGACGACGCGCGACGCGGTCTCCCGCTCGTGGCTCTCCTGGGTGCGGTCACCGTACTCGTCTGCGACATGGTCGGACGGTCTCTGCCGGGACTCCTCGCCGGCGGATCCGCCGGCGCGGGGGAGATCCCCGTGGGAACCCTGGTGGGGATCATCGGCGGGGCGGTGTTCCTGGCGATGATGCTCCGGGGGGTGCGCAATGGCTGA
- a CDS encoding siderophore ABC transporter substrate-binding protein: protein MNRFPKIVAAAAALALTGGALTACGSSDAQSGGAEGEGPTRVVLTSHAAADTLDELDLEDRVVGLPKTGVFPDALDTYASDEYADVGSLKEPKMDVIAELGPDLILFGARTEAMEPEFAKISDQVIAGDPDTSDTVASNRAKVEEIAALFGVQDEAAEQLDEIDEKVAETRAKAENAGTALVLMTSGGKVTAYGPGTRFDIIFNELGMESAGDVAAEGRHGAPLSWEQIAELDPEHVFVIDRDAAIGAEGEAASALLDNPLFNRTAAAANDNVHMLDGQNWYLVGGGLGVLDAMIAEIDSAVS from the coding sequence GTGAACCGATTCCCCAAGATCGTCGCCGCGGCCGCCGCCCTTGCTCTGACCGGCGGTGCGCTCACGGCCTGCGGCAGCTCGGACGCGCAGTCCGGTGGCGCCGAGGGTGAAGGCCCCACCCGGGTTGTCCTCACCAGCCATGCGGCCGCCGACACCCTCGACGAGCTGGATCTCGAGGACCGTGTGGTGGGCCTGCCCAAGACCGGGGTGTTCCCGGATGCGCTCGACACCTATGCGAGCGACGAGTATGCCGACGTCGGCAGCCTCAAGGAGCCGAAGATGGACGTCATCGCCGAGCTCGGCCCCGACCTCATCCTGTTCGGTGCCCGTACCGAGGCGATGGAGCCCGAGTTCGCCAAGATCTCCGACCAGGTGATCGCGGGTGATCCGGACACCTCCGACACGGTCGCCTCCAACCGCGCCAAGGTGGAGGAGATCGCCGCGCTGTTCGGCGTCCAGGACGAGGCGGCGGAGCAGCTCGACGAGATCGACGAGAAGGTGGCCGAGACCCGCGCCAAGGCCGAGAACGCCGGGACGGCACTGGTGCTGATGACCTCGGGAGGCAAGGTCACCGCCTACGGCCCCGGGACCCGTTTCGACATCATCTTCAACGAGCTCGGGATGGAGTCCGCCGGCGACGTCGCCGCCGAGGGCAGGCACGGTGCACCGCTGAGCTGGGAGCAGATCGCCGAGCTCGACCCCGAGCACGTGTTCGTGATCGACCGTGACGCGGCGATCGGAGCCGAGGGCGAGGCGGCCTCCGCGCTTCTGGACAACCCCCTGTTCAACCGGACCGCTGCCGCGGCCAATGACAATGTCCACATGCTCGACGGGCAGAACTGGTACCTCGTCGGTGGCGGCCTCGGTGTCCTGGACGCGATGATCGCCGAGATCGACTCGGCCGTCTCCTGA